The following proteins come from a genomic window of Polyangiaceae bacterium:
- a CDS encoding helix-turn-helix transcriptional regulator — translation MVYVNNETTAAVAPWVRAAREGGIPAVVCAPGVQDTPILLDASTHVVVVDPHAFLGVTEELPAEFLRELALSEREEQVLRLALVDLGDRAIAAKLGCAHGTVRTYWSRIQRKAHQNSRSGVLALIARMALRRLVVRPDVARIERT, via the coding sequence ATGGTCTACGTCAACAACGAGACGACTGCGGCAGTTGCACCATGGGTTCGCGCAGCACGCGAGGGCGGAATTCCGGCAGTGGTCTGCGCGCCGGGTGTGCAGGACACGCCCATCCTGCTGGACGCATCCACCCATGTCGTCGTCGTGGATCCTCATGCTTTCCTTGGGGTAACCGAAGAGCTCCCTGCTGAGTTTCTGCGCGAGTTGGCTCTCAGCGAGCGGGAGGAGCAGGTGCTGCGCCTAGCCTTGGTTGACCTCGGCGATCGCGCTATTGCTGCGAAACTCGGCTGCGCCCACGGCACCGTGCGCACGTATTGGTCGCGGATTCAGCGCAAAGCGCATCAGAACTCTCGCAGTGGTGTACTGGCTCTGATCGCACGAATGGCGCTACGACGCCTGGTTGTTCGACCTGACGTTGCCCGGATTGAGCGAACTTGA
- a CDS encoding TIGR04551 family protein: MKTKSPIVVAVGVVLLAATAQAQPAPAKPPAAKAPAEKPAGDKPAAKPPAAKPPAAKPPAAKPPAAKPPAAQPDEEDTTDEPTDEPGAEPTDEPTEPPPEEPPTRPRAGTAPTATGTPTMPGFQPLPTWPKPGSDSQALEEQGEKRPEEAKKDDKDRVYAEDWWSHARPIFEIHGYYRLRAELFHNFSLGRVDAPGTAIWPIPADNRYIGPTGTYGPALCTGKQSGVNDSTDPAEGLYSCKDKTQAGANMRFRLNPELHISDNLRVMSQIDLLDNLVLGSTPEGYANTPDQDGGYQVVKRAGYTPLGAFDTTQEPPSNGSNSFRDSIRVKRVWAEYLTPVGQLRFGRMPSHWGLGILANAGDGYDDDYQTTADRIMFVTGIKSLDLYFAGAWDFANEGATSQSRTQPQGQPYDLSQLDDVNQYVFVVVRRKDPELTKLSLAKGNVVLNGGAYVVYRKQLLANDLSGACKAGAATLGCTTADVQQGYVRRGAQAWIPDLWLQLLYKKFRFEAEFVTIQGSIENTLAIGSNYVNTIEGENGWKLRQYGYALELEQKLVEDRLRLEFMHGWASGDAEAVTGGTTNNLSPGNALQPQAGDNTFSTFRFNPNYKVDLILNRNLLTRIQGTYYFRPSVEYDFVRNPNGQRFGGGFAAIWTRASQFVQTPGHKRDLGVELDLSLYFQSKDGALNDDPDKMGGFYTMLQWGVLFPLGGLGYQSTQADRLDNDFGAGTSDLSTAQILRWYLGVMF, translated from the coding sequence ATGAAAACGAAATCTCCGATCGTGGTCGCTGTGGGCGTCGTGCTGCTCGCGGCCACTGCACAGGCCCAACCCGCACCGGCCAAGCCGCCGGCTGCCAAAGCGCCCGCCGAGAAGCCGGCAGGGGACAAGCCCGCGGCCAAGCCGCCGGCGGCGAAACCTCCGGCAGCCAAGCCTCCGGCAGCCAAGCCTCCGGCGGCCAAGCCGCCTGCGGCGCAGCCCGACGAAGAAGACACGACGGACGAGCCCACGGACGAGCCCGGCGCCGAGCCCACGGACGAGCCCACGGAGCCGCCGCCGGAAGAGCCGCCCACTCGTCCCCGTGCGGGCACCGCGCCCACGGCGACGGGTACGCCCACGATGCCCGGCTTCCAGCCGCTGCCCACGTGGCCCAAGCCCGGCAGCGATTCGCAGGCCCTGGAAGAGCAGGGTGAGAAGCGTCCCGAGGAAGCCAAGAAGGACGACAAGGATCGAGTGTACGCCGAGGACTGGTGGTCCCACGCACGCCCCATCTTCGAGATCCACGGCTACTACCGCCTGCGCGCGGAGCTGTTCCACAATTTCTCGCTGGGGCGGGTGGACGCACCGGGAACCGCGATCTGGCCCATTCCTGCAGACAACCGCTACATCGGGCCAACCGGGACGTACGGACCCGCGTTGTGTACGGGGAAGCAGTCCGGGGTCAATGACAGCACCGACCCCGCCGAAGGGCTGTACTCCTGCAAGGACAAGACGCAAGCCGGCGCCAACATGCGCTTCCGGCTGAACCCGGAGCTGCACATCTCGGACAACCTGCGCGTCATGAGCCAGATCGATCTTCTGGACAATCTGGTCTTGGGCTCCACGCCAGAAGGGTACGCCAACACGCCCGATCAGGACGGCGGCTACCAAGTAGTGAAGCGCGCGGGCTACACGCCGCTGGGGGCATTCGACACCACTCAAGAACCTCCCAGCAACGGAAGCAACAGCTTCCGCGACAGCATCCGCGTCAAGCGCGTGTGGGCGGAGTACCTGACGCCGGTCGGCCAACTGCGCTTTGGTCGTATGCCCAGCCACTGGGGTCTCGGCATCTTGGCCAACGCGGGGGACGGCTACGACGACGACTACCAGACCACCGCAGATCGCATCATGTTCGTCACCGGCATCAAGTCCTTGGACTTGTACTTTGCCGGTGCCTGGGACTTTGCCAACGAGGGAGCGACCAGCCAGAGCCGCACGCAGCCGCAAGGGCAACCGTACGACTTGTCGCAGCTCGACGACGTGAACCAGTACGTGTTCGTCGTCGTGCGCCGCAAGGACCCCGAGCTCACCAAGCTGAGCCTGGCCAAGGGCAACGTCGTGCTCAATGGCGGTGCATACGTCGTGTATCGCAAACAGCTGTTGGCCAACGACCTCAGTGGGGCATGCAAGGCCGGAGCGGCAACTCTGGGTTGTACGACGGCAGACGTGCAGCAGGGATACGTCCGCCGCGGCGCCCAGGCATGGATCCCAGACTTGTGGCTCCAGCTACTGTACAAGAAGTTCCGCTTCGAGGCGGAGTTCGTCACCATTCAAGGCTCGATCGAAAACACGCTGGCGATAGGGTCGAACTACGTGAACACCATCGAAGGCGAGAACGGCTGGAAACTTCGCCAGTACGGCTACGCCCTCGAGCTCGAGCAAAAGCTGGTGGAAGACCGCCTCCGCTTGGAGTTCATGCACGGCTGGGCCTCGGGTGATGCGGAGGCCGTCACCGGCGGAACGACCAACAACCTGAGCCCAGGCAACGCGCTACAACCGCAGGCAGGTGACAACACCTTCTCCACCTTCCGGTTCAATCCGAACTACAAGGTCGACCTGATCCTGAACCGCAACCTGCTCACGCGGATCCAGGGCACGTACTATTTCCGCCCCAGCGTGGAGTACGACTTCGTGCGCAATCCGAATGGCCAGCGTTTCGGTGGCGGCTTCGCGGCCATCTGGACCCGCGCCAGTCAGTTCGTGCAGACCCCGGGCCACAAGCGTGACCTGGGCGTGGAGCTGGACCTCTCGCTCTATTTCCAGTCCAAGGACGGCGCCCTCAACGACGATCCGGACAAGATGGGCGGTTTCTACACCATGCTGCAGTGGGGTGTGCTGTTCCCCTTGGGCGGCCTGGGTTATCAGTCGACTCAAGCCGACCGGCTGGACAACGACTTTGGTGCGGGCACTTCGGACCTGAGCACCGCCCAGATCCTCCGCTGGTACCTCGGCGTGATGTTCTGA
- a CDS encoding protein kinase has translation MAVCGSCRNVIEDVAQFCPMCGARVAKATPGARIEPGSELDLSWAKVVVGDRIGEGGMGVVYRGWMYYNPDGPQASTPEHPVAVKVLHPLLKSRERARRLFMGEASALGRLSHPNIVHFFSLWQEAGHLAIVIELVEGQPLNEIIERHIARARAGGLPCMPFMRAWHYFSQLLGALAAIHSLGIIHRDVKPSNVLVRTDGVVKLTDFGIARLPADEARNTGGMAPGTGAYMAPEQVLGRHLDARTDLYSAAIVLYEMLTGVTPFDSPTKNEIMVRTSQVEDTPAPITSVVPQSPAVLDLLFARALAKDPMHRYASAIDLGEAFRNALNLPETEGWDAQQRLAENARAISQLGLPASAAAATAEAVPEEKAEKLRTAVMQAYRG, from the coding sequence GTGGCCGTCTGCGGGTCCTGCCGGAACGTCATCGAAGACGTGGCTCAGTTCTGCCCCATGTGCGGCGCTCGCGTGGCGAAGGCCACGCCTGGGGCGCGCATCGAGCCGGGCTCCGAGCTCGACCTCTCCTGGGCGAAAGTGGTCGTGGGCGACCGCATCGGCGAAGGGGGCATGGGCGTCGTGTACCGCGGGTGGATGTACTACAACCCCGACGGCCCCCAGGCGAGCACGCCGGAGCACCCCGTAGCGGTCAAGGTACTCCACCCGTTGCTCAAGAGCCGCGAGCGCGCGCGCCGGCTGTTCATGGGAGAAGCCTCGGCCTTGGGGCGGCTGTCCCACCCCAACATCGTTCACTTCTTCTCGCTGTGGCAGGAGGCGGGGCATCTCGCCATCGTCATCGAGCTCGTGGAAGGACAGCCGCTGAACGAGATCATCGAGCGCCACATTGCCAGGGCCCGCGCCGGCGGCCTGCCCTGCATGCCGTTCATGCGTGCATGGCACTACTTCTCACAGCTGCTCGGCGCGCTGGCGGCAATCCACTCGCTCGGGATCATCCATCGCGACGTGAAGCCCAGCAACGTGCTGGTGCGCACGGACGGCGTGGTGAAGCTGACGGACTTCGGCATCGCGCGCCTGCCGGCCGACGAAGCGCGGAACACCGGCGGCATGGCTCCCGGCACCGGCGCGTACATGGCGCCGGAGCAGGTGCTCGGCCGCCATCTGGATGCGCGCACGGACCTCTACAGCGCAGCCATCGTGCTCTACGAGATGCTCACCGGAGTGACGCCCTTCGACTCCCCCACCAAGAACGAGATCATGGTGCGCACCAGCCAGGTGGAGGACACGCCGGCGCCGATCACCAGCGTGGTGCCTCAGTCCCCGGCGGTGCTCGATTTGCTCTTCGCCCGGGCGCTGGCCAAGGACCCCATGCACCGCTACGCGTCCGCCATCGACCTGGGCGAGGCATTTCGCAACGCGCTGAACCTGCCCGAGACCGAGGGCTGGGACGCCCAGCAGCGGCTGGCGGAGAACGCGCGGGCTATCTCTCAGCTCGGATTGCCCGCCTCTGCGGCGGCGGCCACTGCAGAGGCCGTGCCTGAAGAAAAGGCCGAAAAGCTGCGCACAGCGGTGATGCAGGCTTACCGCGGCTGA
- a CDS encoding thrombospondin type 3 repeat-containing protein, with protein MSSPKRRRITMVTALSAGLLVWAASAAAQDAIDNEFTVQRFDPAPGPRNYFTTRGVRTDGNMAWSGGLVINYAYKPFVVRSCRSETDCDDPNASNPEDVPVVENMITGDFMGSLTPIPRLQVSLRVPVTWVKGQGLTDRGTTDPNGLSAVGMGDAQVEGKYRLYGNLSDPFVVGAGLFATGPLGHATAKGNFIGDATPTVGIRGIFDGDAGPFSFGGNLAGVYRGEGRVGSTTLGPEFRYGVAAGFRVSPVIRIVADGFGATKFSSKNGTNTLEVDGGFQILPTDSSFVILAGAGTGVIQGVGVPAVRGFAGLMYVAERRDRDGDGIYDQDDQCPTEAEDKDGVEDSDGCPDLDNDGDTIQDSADKCPTEPEDPDGFEDTDGCPDLDNDKDGINDDRDRCPDKPETKNGYKDDDGCPDEPDSDNDGVPDSRDKCPNEAEDTDGYQDTDGCPDPDNDGDGILDNDDECVDQPETKNGFEDEDGCPDEAPADKNKKKK; from the coding sequence ATGTCCTCGCCGAAACGTCGCCGAATCACCATGGTTACGGCGCTTTCGGCCGGTCTCCTCGTCTGGGCCGCCAGCGCGGCGGCCCAGGACGCGATCGACAACGAATTCACCGTCCAGCGTTTCGATCCGGCGCCCGGCCCTCGCAACTACTTCACCACCCGCGGGGTCCGCACGGACGGCAACATGGCGTGGAGCGGTGGCTTGGTCATCAACTACGCCTACAAGCCCTTCGTGGTGCGCAGCTGTCGCTCGGAGACGGACTGCGACGACCCGAACGCCAGCAATCCGGAGGACGTGCCCGTCGTCGAGAACATGATCACGGGGGACTTCATGGGTTCGCTCACACCGATCCCCCGACTGCAGGTCAGCCTGCGCGTCCCGGTGACCTGGGTGAAAGGGCAGGGCCTCACGGACCGCGGCACCACGGACCCCAACGGCCTCAGCGCCGTCGGCATGGGGGACGCCCAGGTCGAGGGCAAGTATCGCCTGTACGGCAACTTGAGCGATCCCTTCGTCGTGGGTGCGGGGTTGTTCGCGACCGGACCGCTCGGCCACGCCACGGCCAAGGGCAACTTCATCGGTGACGCCACGCCGACGGTGGGCATCCGCGGAATCTTCGACGGCGACGCGGGGCCATTCTCCTTCGGCGGCAACCTGGCGGGCGTGTACCGCGGGGAGGGCCGCGTGGGCTCCACCACGCTGGGCCCGGAGTTCCGCTACGGCGTCGCCGCGGGCTTCCGCGTGAGCCCGGTGATCCGCATCGTGGCGGACGGCTTCGGCGCGACCAAGTTCAGCTCCAAGAACGGCACCAACACCTTGGAGGTCGACGGCGGCTTTCAGATCCTCCCGACGGACTCGTCGTTCGTGATCCTGGCGGGCGCGGGAACCGGCGTGATTCAGGGTGTGGGCGTGCCCGCGGTGCGCGGCTTCGCCGGGCTCATGTACGTTGCAGAACGCAGAGATCGCGATGGCGACGGCATCTACGATCAGGACGATCAGTGTCCGACGGAGGCGGAGGACAAGGACGGCGTCGAAGACAGCGACGGCTGTCCGGACCTCGACAACGACGGCGACACCATCCAAGACAGCGCCGACAAGTGCCCCACGGAGCCCGAAGATCCCGACGGTTTCGAGGACACCGACGGCTGTCCCGACTTGGACAACGACAAGGACGGCATCAACGACGACCGTGATCGGTGTCCGGACAAGCCCGAGACCAAGAACGGCTACAAGGACGACGACGGCTGCCCCGACGAGCCGGACAGCGACAACGACGGCGTGCCGGACTCCCGCGACAAGTGTCCGAACGAAGCCGAGGATACCGACGGCTACCAGGACACGGACGGCTGTCCGGATCCCGACAACGACGGCGATGGCATCTTGGACAACGACGACGAGTGCGTGGACCAGCCGGAGACCAAGAACGGTTTCGAGGACGAAGACGGCTGTCCCGACGAAGCTCCGGCGGACAAGAACAAGAAGAAGAAGTAA
- a CDS encoding TlpA family protein disulfide reductase, translating into MRRFVMLVALAVASASLTGCGGSMGPASSAAEGGDHPLLGAKAPDFELAAQSGGDHVSLGSEAGKVVIVDFWATWCDPCKESFPHYQAMVDKFGGKLAVIGISVDDEPDGIKDFAKQTGAKFPLAWDEGQALSRQYEPSTMPTSFIIDKSGVVRFVHSGFHSGEEKEIEQQVESLL; encoded by the coding sequence ATGCGTCGATTCGTCATGCTCGTCGCGCTCGCCGTCGCGAGCGCATCGCTCACGGGTTGTGGTGGCAGCATGGGGCCTGCGTCCTCTGCTGCAGAGGGCGGGGATCACCCACTGCTCGGTGCCAAGGCGCCGGACTTCGAGCTGGCCGCGCAATCCGGAGGCGACCACGTGTCCCTCGGCAGCGAAGCGGGCAAGGTCGTGATCGTGGATTTTTGGGCGACGTGGTGCGACCCCTGCAAGGAGTCGTTTCCGCACTACCAGGCCATGGTCGACAAGTTTGGGGGCAAGCTCGCCGTGATCGGTATCAGTGTGGACGACGAGCCGGATGGCATCAAAGACTTCGCGAAACAGACCGGTGCGAAGTTTCCATTGGCATGGGATGAAGGCCAAGCTCTGTCGCGCCAGTACGAGCCGAGCACGATGCCAACCAGCTTCATCATCGACAAGAGCGGTGTCGTTCGTTTCGTTCACTCGGGCTTCCACTCCGGTGAAGAGAAAGAGATCGAGCAGCAAGTAGAGTCGCTGCTGTAG
- a CDS encoding HEAT repeat domain-containing protein: MLLIGSAAPAANVSLLIDRLEHGEDFRVRVQAALELGKTKNSTVRAPLEKALDDENAAVRAAAAAALKALGDKRAIPALERHKKDSSPAVRSQVQHSIAALRAVVHAEKTRVLVKLGKMKDAKGVRTGKLLGEMEQTSRQKFDELPGVKVVDGTPDEKIPLVMVTGSVRKLRTSREGSDVVYSASVEYIVHRMPEQAIAGTVSGSASTKASRAEARDKRRSFELKRTVLAAAVESAVKRAPEALFAAAK, from the coding sequence ATGCTGCTCATTGGCTCAGCAGCGCCGGCGGCCAACGTCAGTCTGCTGATCGATCGCTTGGAGCACGGCGAGGACTTCCGCGTCCGCGTGCAGGCAGCACTGGAGCTGGGCAAGACCAAGAACAGCACCGTGCGCGCGCCTCTCGAGAAAGCGCTCGACGACGAGAACGCTGCGGTGCGCGCCGCGGCTGCCGCGGCGCTCAAGGCGCTCGGCGACAAGCGCGCGATCCCCGCGCTGGAGCGTCACAAGAAGGACAGCTCTCCCGCGGTTCGCTCGCAGGTGCAGCACAGCATCGCCGCGTTGCGCGCCGTGGTCCACGCGGAGAAGACGCGCGTGCTGGTGAAGCTCGGTAAGATGAAAGACGCGAAGGGCGTCCGCACCGGCAAGCTGCTCGGCGAAATGGAGCAGACCTCTCGCCAGAAGTTCGACGAGCTCCCCGGCGTCAAGGTGGTGGATGGCACTCCGGACGAGAAGATCCCGCTGGTGATGGTGACGGGGTCGGTGCGAAAGCTCCGGACCTCGCGCGAGGGCTCGGACGTCGTGTACTCCGCCAGCGTCGAGTACATCGTGCATCGGATGCCCGAGCAGGCCATCGCGGGCACCGTTTCCGGCTCCGCCAGCACCAAGGCCAGCCGGGCCGAGGCCCGGGACAAGCGGCGGTCTTTCGAGCTGAAACGCACGGTGTTGGCCGCCGCGGTGGAGAGCGCCGTCAAGCGCGCCCCGGAAGCGCTGTTCGCCGCCGCCAAGTGA
- a CDS encoding glycosyltransferase family 4 protein has protein sequence MSPRVLFVSKPIVPPYHDGTKCLVRDVATHLTRVSPVVMSAPNVEPLAPGVEMVAAYRGAGSFAPALSDNLRAATWLAARSRAAVWHFVFAPNARSSGAGRMLKRLRRVPVLQTVASPPREFRAIESLLFGDVVVAQSHWTRERILEAAEEEGTAPPRVEVIPPPVPELESRPLAARRKLRQTLDIPAKAPIFVYPGDLEVSGGAEAVARAVEPLCAQIPDAVVVFAYRPKTPKAHDVARDLKARLSPKQVRVESELADVLVLIEEARAVLFPVDDLWGKVDLPIVLLESMSLGVPVLALDQGPLRDLAGVVKLRDADGLAGAAVNVHQDAAFRAGVIEEQRAGIEARHRAPVVARAYEDLYLELAQ, from the coding sequence GTGTCGCCTCGCGTCCTGTTCGTCTCCAAGCCCATCGTGCCGCCCTATCACGACGGCACCAAGTGCTTGGTGCGTGACGTCGCGACGCACCTCACGCGCGTTTCTCCGGTGGTGATGAGCGCGCCCAACGTGGAGCCACTCGCTCCCGGCGTGGAGATGGTGGCCGCGTATCGCGGCGCCGGCAGCTTCGCGCCCGCGCTTTCGGACAACCTCCGCGCGGCGACCTGGCTCGCCGCGCGCTCCCGCGCGGCGGTGTGGCATTTCGTGTTCGCGCCCAACGCGCGTTCCAGCGGCGCCGGCCGCATGCTCAAGCGCCTGCGTCGGGTTCCGGTCCTGCAAACCGTCGCCTCGCCCCCTCGGGAGTTCCGCGCCATCGAGTCCCTGTTGTTCGGGGACGTCGTCGTGGCCCAGAGCCACTGGACCCGCGAGCGCATCTTGGAGGCTGCGGAAGAGGAAGGCACCGCGCCGCCGCGAGTGGAGGTGATCCCGCCCCCCGTCCCCGAGCTCGAGTCCCGGCCCCTCGCCGCGCGCCGCAAGCTCCGCCAGACGCTGGACATCCCCGCCAAGGCTCCGATTTTCGTCTATCCCGGCGATCTCGAGGTCAGCGGCGGCGCCGAGGCCGTGGCGCGCGCCGTCGAGCCGCTGTGCGCCCAAATCCCGGATGCCGTGGTGGTGTTCGCCTACCGCCCCAAGACGCCCAAGGCGCACGACGTCGCCCGGGATCTGAAGGCGCGCCTGTCGCCGAAGCAGGTGCGCGTCGAGAGTGAGCTCGCGGACGTGCTGGTGCTCATCGAGGAAGCGCGGGCGGTGTTGTTTCCGGTCGACGACCTGTGGGGCAAGGTGGACCTGCCCATCGTCCTGCTCGAGTCGATGAGCTTGGGCGTTCCGGTGCTCGCGCTCGATCAGGGACCGCTGCGGGACCTCGCCGGCGTGGTCAAGCTGAGAGATGCCGACGGCTTGGCGGGCGCCGCCGTGAACGTCCACCAAGACGCCGCATTTCGCGCCGGCGTCATCGAAGAACAGCGCGCCGGGATCGAAGCGCGGCATCGCGCGCCGGTGGTGGCGCGGGCCTACGAGGACTTGTACCTGGAGCTGGCGCAATGA
- a CDS encoding crotonase/enoyl-CoA hydratase family protein, giving the protein MSVRYETDGPVAVLTIDRAERRNAVDRATANALLEGYRRFEADDALRVLVVTGAGGQSFCAGADLKALDNDVVGDAGPMGFTRLRSAKPTLAAIEGYCVAGGLEIAVWCDLRVVGRSAQLGCLERRWGVPLIDGGTQRLPRIVGLGRALDLVLTGRLLGAAEAERIGLVDRVVDDGAALTEAVALAKQIAEFPFACVLADRASLLDGLSLSLEEGLRVEGERGREVLAEAALGAARFAGGAGRHGRAASRSSTKSSDK; this is encoded by the coding sequence ATGAGCGTACGCTACGAAACCGACGGCCCCGTCGCGGTGCTCACCATCGATCGCGCCGAACGGCGCAACGCCGTGGATCGCGCCACCGCCAACGCGCTGCTCGAGGGCTATCGCCGCTTCGAGGCCGACGACGCGCTCCGCGTATTGGTGGTCACCGGTGCGGGCGGGCAGTCCTTTTGCGCGGGAGCGGATCTGAAGGCGCTCGACAACGACGTCGTCGGGGACGCCGGTCCCATGGGCTTCACGCGCTTGCGATCAGCCAAGCCCACCCTCGCGGCCATCGAAGGCTACTGCGTGGCCGGCGGTCTCGAGATCGCGGTCTGGTGTGATCTGCGCGTCGTTGGCCGCAGCGCCCAGCTCGGCTGTCTCGAGCGGCGCTGGGGCGTACCCCTGATCGATGGCGGGACGCAGCGGCTGCCGCGCATCGTCGGCCTCGGGCGTGCGCTGGATCTGGTGCTCACCGGGCGCTTGCTTGGTGCCGCGGAGGCCGAGCGCATCGGCCTCGTCGACCGCGTCGTGGACGACGGCGCGGCGCTCACCGAGGCGGTGGCTCTCGCCAAGCAGATCGCCGAGTTTCCCTTCGCCTGTGTGCTCGCGGATCGCGCGTCGCTCTTGGATGGCCTGAGCCTCTCGCTCGAGGAGGGCCTGCGCGTGGAAGGCGAGCGCGGCCGCGAAGTGCTCGCCGAGGCCGCCCTGGGCGCCGCGCGCTTCGCCGGCGGCGCCGGCCGTCACGGCCGCGCGGCGTCGCGTAGCTCGACGAAGTCTTCCGACAAGTAG
- a CDS encoding mechanosensitive ion channel family protein: MDELHKLISPERLGPLLRAAGIVVVGLVLARFAGRAMAGLVSRRGDGQPVQLVRRLTAWGVFLMSLAWAMQELGFQLGVLLGAAGVVTVAIGFASQTSLSNLISGFFLFGERPFRVGDIVEVENTTGVVLAIDLFSTKLRTFTNDYVRIPNEVMFKTKLTNMTRFPVRRLDVLLPVSYEEDLQRVRTIAMAVAAESAVCLSEPAPLFFVDHFGESAVVVQISVWCQTPEYIVLKSTFPPELKAALHQAGVRLPYPHRVLHQPAA; this comes from the coding sequence ATGGACGAGCTTCACAAGCTGATATCGCCCGAACGCCTGGGCCCTCTGCTGCGCGCGGCGGGCATCGTCGTCGTGGGGTTGGTGCTCGCGCGATTCGCCGGTCGCGCCATGGCGGGCCTCGTGAGCCGCCGCGGGGACGGCCAGCCGGTGCAGCTCGTGCGCCGCCTCACCGCCTGGGGCGTGTTCTTGATGTCGCTCGCCTGGGCCATGCAGGAGCTCGGCTTCCAGCTGGGCGTGTTGCTGGGCGCCGCCGGCGTGGTCACCGTGGCCATCGGCTTCGCCTCCCAAACGTCGCTCTCGAACCTGATCAGCGGCTTCTTCTTGTTCGGCGAGCGGCCCTTCCGCGTGGGAGACATCGTGGAGGTGGAGAACACCACCGGCGTGGTGCTGGCCATCGATCTCTTTTCCACCAAGCTCCGCACCTTCACCAACGACTACGTGCGCATCCCCAACGAGGTCATGTTCAAGACCAAACTCACGAACATGACGCGCTTTCCGGTGCGCCGGCTCGACGTGTTGCTGCCGGTCTCTTACGAGGAAGACCTGCAGCGCGTGCGGACCATCGCCATGGCCGTCGCCGCAGAGAGCGCGGTGTGCCTGAGCGAGCCGGCGCCGCTGTTTTTCGTGGACCATTTCGGAGAGTCCGCGGTGGTGGTGCAAATCTCCGTGTGGTGCCAGACGCCGGAGTACATCGTGCTCAAGTCGACCTTCCCTCCGGAGCTCAAGGCGGCGCTGCACCAGGCCGGCGTGCGCTTGCCCTACCCGCACCGCGTGCTGCACCAGCCCGCGGCGTGA